GCAAGAAGCAGGGCATACTATCTTTGATACAGGCATTGGCCAGCAAAGGAGGGATAGTATGCCAGAATTAAAATGTACCGTACAGACCTGTGCCCACAACCAGAATTACTACTGTAACCTGGATAAGATCACCGTGGGCGGAGACAGCGCGAAGCGGGCGGCGGAGACCTGCTGCGACAGCTTCGAGGAGCGAAGAGAGGGCTCTTACTCCAATCAGATGAAAGAAGCTTCCGCAAACTGTGGCATCGACTGTAAGGCAAGGGAATGTATGTACAATGAGGACTGCGTCTGTCACGCGGGAAAGATCAGCGTAGAGGGCGGGAACGCCTGCTGCTGCGAGCAGACAGAATGCGCCACATTCCGCTGTTAGGAAGAAAAAAGGGACAGGGTGAAAACCCTGTCCCTTTTAAAATGGCGTGCCGATCATATCGTATGGCGTCACCTGATAAACATAATAATTCAGCCAGTTGGTATAGAGATTGTTGGAAGTGGCCCTCCAGGTAAGGAGTGGCTTGTTCTCGGGATTGTCTTTCGGATAGTAGTTGACAGGCATCTGAATGTCCAGTCCCTTGGACAGGTCCCGCTTGTACTCGGTGTCCAGGGTGATCCGGTCATATTCCGGATGGCCCATGACGAAAATCTGCCGCCCGTTTTGGGCCATAGCCAGGAACAGTCCGGCTTCTTCGGATTCCGCCAGGATGGTAAGCCTTGGATCCTTGCGGACAGCCTCCAGGGGTGTCTCGGTGTGGCGGGAATGAGGAGCCAGAAATACGTCGTCAAATCCCCGGACCAGCGGGATCTTGCGGTTCATGACCCGATGCCAGAAGATGCCGAATACCTTGTGGTCAAGAGGGGCCTTGTCGATGTCGTAGTGATAGTAGATGCCTGCCTGGGCGCCCCAGCAGAGATGAAGGGTGGAAGTGACATGAGTCTTGCTCCACTCCATGATCTCTTTTAACTCTTCCCAGTAATCCACCTCTTCAAAGGGCATCTGTTCCACAGGAGCCCCGGTGATGATAAAGCCGTCGAATTTTTCTTCTCTGATCTCACAGAATTTCTGGTAGAACTTGTTTAAATGGCTGGTTGGCGTATTCTTGGACTGGTGGCTGGAAACCGTGACGAATACAACGTCTACCTGAAGAGGAGTATTGGAGAGAGACCGCAGGAGCTGCAGTTCCGTATCCTCCTTGAGGGGCATCAGGTTCAGAAGTCCGATCTTGATGGGACGGATATCCTGATGCATGGCCCGGTGCTCGTCCATGACAAAGATATTTTCTTTCTCCAGGATCTCCCTGACCGGCAGATCATTTTGTACTCGAATTGGCATAGCTTATCGTCCTCCTTCGCTGGTTCGCAGATAGAACTATTATACCTGCTGTGGAAAAATGCGTCAATGTCTTTACGTTTGAAAAGAAAAATGTTATAGTATGAATATACGAATAACATTTTCTGGATTGCGCGCTTTCGCGCGGTACAGACAAGCAGGGAGAGCAGATCATGCAAAATGTGTATGCGTCAAAACTTACAAAAGAAAAGATCTGGCCGGATTTTTCGGCTCATTTCAGGAGCCCTTTTACAGCGGCCTCTTATGAGTCGGACATCCGGGAGGTGATGGAGTATTTTAAGCGGGATTTCTGGAAGGTGCGGGAGGCGGAAGTGGAGACATATTTCCGCTGGATGGAACATAAGGTGGAGCAGGGGATCTTAAGCGGCGCCACAGTGGCCAAGAAGTTCAGGGAGCTGCATTCCTTCGCGGAATTTGCCTGTGTGAACCGGGAGCAGTACCGGTTGGGGAAGGGGTATCAGGATTACTATCAGCCTTATCTGAAGCGGATGGAGAAGCAGGAGCCCTATGCAAGATCTGTGCCGGCCGGACACGTGGACCGGCTTCTTGCCGCCGCCCAGGAGGATCTTATGGCTTATGGGATCATCCTGCTTTTGTACCGGGCAGGGCTTACTTCCACAGAGATCATCTGGCTTCGGCCCGGGGACCTGACGGTGTATGACAACGGCGTGTACGCGGCGGTGAGAGGCAGGAAGGAGCAGTGCCTGATCCCGGAGGATGTGTTCGCTGTGTTAAGAAAGTATCTGGAGACTTGTCCTGGGCAGCCCTTCTTGTTCTGCAGCAGCCGGGGGAACCAGATGAACCTGATGGGGATTAGCCGGCTTCTGAAGAAATATGAGAAGAAGGCGGGCATCCCATCCTA
This window of the Massilistercora timonensis genome carries:
- a CDS encoding DUF1540 domain-containing protein codes for the protein MPELKCTVQTCAHNQNYYCNLDKITVGGDSAKRAAETCCDSFEERREGSYSNQMKEASANCGIDCKARECMYNEDCVCHAGKISVEGGNACCCEQTECATFRC
- the metA gene encoding homoserine O-succinyltransferase — encoded protein: MPIRVQNDLPVREILEKENIFVMDEHRAMHQDIRPIKIGLLNLMPLKEDTELQLLRSLSNTPLQVDVVFVTVSSHQSKNTPTSHLNKFYQKFCEIREEKFDGFIITGAPVEQMPFEEVDYWEELKEIMEWSKTHVTSTLHLCWGAQAGIYYHYDIDKAPLDHKVFGIFWHRVMNRKIPLVRGFDDVFLAPHSRHTETPLEAVRKDPRLTILAESEEAGLFLAMAQNGRQIFVMGHPEYDRITLDTEYKRDLSKGLDIQMPVNYYPKDNPENKPLLTWRATSNNLYTNWLNYYVYQVTPYDMIGTPF
- a CDS encoding tyrosine-type recombinase/integrase, with translation MQNVYASKLTKEKIWPDFSAHFRSPFTAASYESDIREVMEYFKRDFWKVREAEVETYFRWMEHKVEQGILSGATVAKKFRELHSFAEFACVNREQYRLGKGYQDYYQPYLKRMEKQEPYARSVPAGHVDRLLAAAQEDLMAYGIILLLYRAGLTSTEIIWLRPGDLTVYDNGVYAAVRGRKEQCLIPEDVFAVLRKYLETCPGQPFLFCSSRGNQMNLMGISRLLKKYEKKAGIPSYSAQSIRNTCGFNLFAYGADEEQTASRLGVTGVQIRRYRNAGYREQLQLEAEKLVKLRAEPPAAGL